A genome region from Streptomyces sp. NBC_01296 includes the following:
- a CDS encoding enoyl-CoA hydratase/isomerase family protein, translating to MTLSLEVSEGVGTLRLDRPPMNALDIATQDRLRELAVEATDRADVRAVIIYGGEKVFAAGADIKEMQTMDHAAMVARSRALQDAFTAVARIPKPVVAAVTGYALGGGCELALCADYRIAADNAKLGQPEILLGLIPGAGGTQRLSRLIGPSKAKDLIFTGRMVKAEEALTLGLVDRVVPAAEVYEQAHAWAAKLAQGPAIALRAAKECVDAGLEADIDTGLTIERNWFAGLFATEDRERGMRSFVEEGPGKAKFL from the coding sequence ATGACCCTCTCTCTCGAAGTCTCCGAAGGCGTCGGCACCCTCCGCCTGGACCGGCCGCCCATGAACGCCCTGGACATCGCCACCCAGGACCGGCTGCGCGAGCTCGCGGTGGAGGCCACCGACCGGGCCGATGTCCGCGCGGTGATCATCTACGGCGGCGAGAAGGTGTTCGCGGCCGGCGCGGACATCAAGGAGATGCAGACGATGGACCACGCGGCGATGGTCGCCCGGTCCCGCGCGCTCCAGGACGCCTTCACGGCCGTGGCGCGGATCCCCAAGCCCGTCGTCGCCGCCGTCACCGGCTACGCCCTGGGCGGCGGCTGCGAGCTCGCACTGTGCGCCGACTACCGGATCGCCGCCGACAACGCGAAGCTCGGCCAGCCCGAGATCCTGCTGGGCCTGATCCCCGGGGCCGGCGGCACCCAGCGGCTGTCCCGGCTGATCGGCCCCTCCAAGGCCAAGGACCTGATCTTCACCGGCCGCATGGTCAAGGCCGAAGAGGCGCTCACGCTCGGGCTCGTGGACCGGGTCGTGCCCGCCGCCGAGGTGTACGAGCAGGCGCACGCCTGGGCCGCCAAGCTCGCCCAGGGCCCGGCGATCGCGCTGCGCGCCGCCAAGGAGTGCGTGGACGCGGGTCTGGAGGCGGACATCGATACCGGCCTGACCATCGAACGCAACTGGTTCGCGGGCCTGTTCGCCACCGAGGACCGCGAGCGCGGCATGCGCAGCTTCGTCGAGGAGGGCCCCGGCAAGGCGAAGTTCCTCTAG
- a CDS encoding SsgA family sporulation/cell division regulator — protein MDGTDGIEHQVLPLRLEASPAPLPLLGAFTYRCERPYELALDFRGAGIHVAHWVFSRDLLLDGETCATGEGDVQVWPHWQGREPRVFLAFTNGERSCVVSARAKDVRALCRRLVALVPRGEEQRHYDLDAELSSLLPR, from the coding sequence ATGGACGGCACGGACGGTATCGAGCACCAGGTCCTCCCGCTCCGGCTGGAGGCCTCGCCCGCGCCCCTGCCGCTGCTCGGGGCCTTCACGTACCGCTGCGAGCGGCCCTACGAGCTGGCCCTCGACTTCCGGGGCGCCGGGATCCACGTGGCGCACTGGGTGTTCTCCCGGGACCTGCTGCTCGACGGGGAGACCTGCGCGACGGGCGAGGGGGACGTCCAGGTGTGGCCGCACTGGCAGGGCAGGGAGCCGCGCGTCTTCCTCGCCTTCACCAACGGCGAGCGGAGCTGCGTGGTGTCCGCCCGGGCGAAGGACGTGCGCGCGCTGTGCCGGCGGCTGGTCGCCCTGGTGCCGCGGGGTGAGGAGCAGCGGCACTACGACCTCGACGCCGAGCTGAGCAGCCTTCTTCCCCGCTAG
- a CDS encoding energy-coupling factor ABC transporter substrate-binding protein gives MSRNTKINGLLLLLVAALAVLPIALGMGEGKEEPFTGADAQAETAITELKPDYEPWFSPLYEPPSGEVESALFALQAALGAGVLAYYFGVRKGRRQGAAAAAAAAAPSSDAPSPDAAGAASDTAATRS, from the coding sequence ATGAGCCGGAACACGAAGATCAACGGCCTGCTGCTGCTCCTGGTGGCGGCGCTCGCCGTACTGCCGATCGCGCTCGGGATGGGCGAGGGCAAGGAGGAGCCGTTCACGGGCGCCGACGCGCAGGCGGAGACGGCCATCACCGAGCTGAAGCCGGACTACGAGCCGTGGTTCTCGCCGCTGTACGAACCCCCCTCCGGGGAGGTGGAGTCGGCGCTGTTCGCCCTCCAGGCGGCGCTGGGCGCGGGCGTGCTCGCGTACTACTTCGGCGTCCGCAAGGGCCGCCGGCAGGGCGCGGCCGCGGCAGCCGCGGCGGCGGCGCCTTCGTCGGACGCGCCTTCGCCGGACGCCGCGGGCGCTGCGTCGGACACTGCCGCCACGAGGTCGTAG
- the cbiQ gene encoding cobalt ECF transporter T component CbiQ codes for MLPIDVAAHSSRWRGRHPLEKALLGLGLTITAVCLPPWPGGPLVAAATLAVLLGPAGVAGRRLWRAFRIPLGFCVTGALPLLVAVGGPAGLVSLAPDGPRHAAELLLRTSAASLGVLLFAFTTPVSDVLPRLVRAGVPAPVVDVALVMYRIGFLLLDSMAQVRRAQAARLGQSGRAAVWRSLAGLAATSFVRAFDRAARLQVGLAGRGYDGALRVLVPEAALSWRFLAASGALLAALITLTLTLKGLYL; via the coding sequence GTGCTGCCGATCGACGTGGCCGCGCACAGCAGCCGCTGGCGCGGCCGCCATCCGCTCGAGAAGGCCCTGCTGGGGCTGGGACTGACGATCACCGCCGTGTGCCTGCCGCCCTGGCCCGGCGGACCGCTGGTCGCCGCGGCGACGCTGGCCGTGCTGCTCGGCCCGGCCGGTGTGGCCGGGCGCCGGCTGTGGCGGGCCTTCCGGATCCCGCTGGGCTTCTGCGTCACCGGCGCGCTGCCGCTGCTGGTCGCCGTCGGCGGCCCGGCCGGGCTCGTCTCGCTCGCGCCCGACGGCCCCCGGCATGCCGCGGAGCTGCTGCTGCGGACCTCGGCGGCCTCCCTCGGGGTGCTGCTGTTCGCCTTCACGACGCCCGTCTCGGACGTCCTGCCCCGGCTGGTCCGGGCCGGGGTACCGGCGCCGGTGGTGGACGTGGCCCTGGTCATGTACCGCATCGGCTTCCTGCTGCTGGACTCGATGGCCCAGGTCCGGCGCGCCCAGGCGGCCCGCCTGGGGCAGTCGGGCCGGGCCGCGGTGTGGCGTTCGCTGGCCGGGCTCGCCGCGACCTCGTTCGTACGGGCCTTCGACCGCGCGGCGCGGCTCCAGGTGGGCCTGGCCGGGCGCGGCTACGACGGCGCCCTGCGGGTCCTCGTACCCGAGGCGGCCCTGTCGTGGCGGTTCCTGGCGGCGTCGGGGGCCCTGCTGGCGGCCCTGATCACCCTGACTCTCACCCTGAAGGGGCTCTACCTGTGA
- a CDS encoding L,D-transpeptidase — MGRRRVNVQPIRGRARRTGLPALLLGAALLLTSACGGGGNTGGGGGGNAGGGGGGKTGTEASKAVVSVKPDDGAKEVATSGILKITSTGGKLTTVTVADTKGNAVDGKLAEDGASWEPARNLAAATEYKVHAVAKDEAGRESAKDTTFTTLTPTNTFVGHYTPEDGETVGVGMPVSFNFTRGITNTEAVEKAITVTAEPSVPVEGHWFGNDRLDFRPEKYWAAGTKVTVKIALDGVEGRPGVYGKQTRTVTFTIGRSQVSTVDASEHTMQVVRDGQVLKNLPITAGGPSTTTYNGQMVISEKYKVTRMNGATVGFGGEYDISDVPHAMRLSNSGTFVHGNYWASSGTFGSENVSHGCVGLKDVRGAGDGNQPAAWFFDESLIGDVVVVKNSKDKQIAPDNGLNGWNMDWAEWIK; from the coding sequence ATGGGGAGAAGAAGAGTGAACGTGCAGCCGATACGCGGCCGCGCCCGCCGCACCGGCCTGCCGGCCCTCCTGCTCGGAGCGGCACTGCTGCTCACGAGCGCGTGCGGCGGAGGCGGCAACACCGGCGGCGGAGGCGGCGGCAATGCTGGGGGCGGCGGGGGCGGCAAGACCGGTACCGAGGCTTCCAAGGCCGTTGTCAGCGTCAAGCCGGACGACGGCGCCAAGGAGGTCGCCACCAGCGGCATCCTGAAGATAACCAGCACCGGCGGCAAGCTGACCACTGTGACCGTCGCCGACACCAAGGGCAACGCCGTCGACGGCAAGCTCGCCGAGGACGGCGCGAGCTGGGAGCCCGCCCGCAACCTGGCCGCCGCCACCGAGTACAAGGTGCACGCCGTCGCCAAGGACGAGGCCGGCCGGGAGTCCGCCAAGGACACCACGTTCACCACCCTGACCCCGACCAACACGTTCGTCGGCCACTACACGCCCGAGGACGGCGAGACCGTCGGCGTGGGCATGCCGGTGTCGTTCAACTTCACCCGCGGCATCACCAACACCGAGGCCGTCGAGAAGGCCATCACGGTGACGGCCGAGCCGTCCGTTCCGGTCGAGGGCCACTGGTTCGGCAACGACCGCCTCGACTTCCGCCCCGAGAAGTACTGGGCCGCGGGCACCAAGGTCACCGTGAAGATCGCCCTGGACGGGGTCGAGGGCCGTCCCGGCGTCTACGGCAAGCAGACCCGTACGGTCACCTTCACCATCGGCCGCTCGCAGGTCTCCACGGTCGACGCGAGCGAGCACACGATGCAGGTCGTCCGCGACGGCCAGGTGCTCAAGAACCTCCCGATCACCGCGGGCGGCCCGTCGACGACCACGTACAACGGGCAGATGGTCATCAGCGAGAAGTACAAGGTGACCCGGATGAACGGCGCGACCGTCGGCTTCGGCGGTGAGTACGACATCTCGGACGTCCCGCACGCGATGCGCCTGTCGAACTCGGGCACCTTCGTCCACGGCAACTACTGGGCCTCCTCGGGCACGTTCGGCTCCGAGAACGTCAGCCACGGCTGCGTGGGCCTCAAGGACGTCCGCGGTGCGGGCGACGGCAACCAGCCCGCCGCGTGGTTCTTCGACGAGTCGCTGATCGGTGACGTCGTCGTCGTGAAGAACTCCAAGGACAAGCAGATCGCCCCGGACAACGGCCTCAACGGCTGGAACATGGACTGGGCGGAGTGGATCAAGTAG
- a CDS encoding ATP-binding protein, which produces MAGLEGVEQPRQRSSASAVRLTAALEDEQGLKALELYGNPAEVEVTLPSMPESASTARRLTQYVVIRFWGFSPQVSEHTVLLVSELVGNAVRHTGARSFGLRMLRRRGWIRVEVRDPSRGLPCLMPVHELDTTGRGLFLVDKLSDRWGADLLPRGKITWFEMRVADR; this is translated from the coding sequence ATGGCGGGCCTGGAGGGTGTGGAACAGCCGCGGCAGCGCAGCAGCGCTTCCGCCGTACGGCTGACGGCGGCTCTTGAGGACGAACAGGGTCTCAAGGCGCTGGAGTTGTACGGGAATCCGGCCGAGGTGGAAGTGACGCTCCCGTCCATGCCCGAGTCGGCGAGCACGGCCCGACGGCTCACCCAGTACGTGGTGATCCGCTTCTGGGGCTTCTCCCCGCAGGTGTCCGAACACACCGTCCTGCTCGTCTCGGAGCTCGTCGGCAACGCGGTCCGCCACACCGGCGCCCGCTCCTTCGGCTTACGGATGCTGCGGCGGCGCGGCTGGATCCGGGTCGAGGTGCGCGACCCCTCGCGCGGGCTGCCCTGCCTGATGCCGGTCCACGAGCTGGACACCACCGGCCGGGGGCTCTTCCTCGTCGACAAGCTTTCCGACCGCTGGGGTGCCGACCTGCTGCCGCGCGGCAAGATCACCTGGTTCGAGATGCGGGTGGCCGACCGCTGA
- a CDS encoding AMIN-like domain-containing (lipo)protein: MNHLRRRQLVALATGALLTAGITLAAPASAVVRPTPLVVNARWGGHCTYDRIVIDLRGHVPGVAVTRAAKLVQDGSGKPVPLAGKYFLQIRLHPAAAHNRAGDSTYHGPKLVKIYLPELKGLAMTGDFEGYVTFGAAFGSKPSFTSFTLHGPERFVLDVAHRNVCR, translated from the coding sequence ATGAACCACCTCCGCCGCCGGCAGCTCGTGGCCCTTGCCACAGGTGCGCTGCTCACCGCCGGGATCACCCTCGCCGCTCCGGCCTCGGCCGTCGTCCGGCCCACGCCGCTCGTCGTCAATGCCCGCTGGGGCGGGCACTGCACGTACGACCGCATCGTCATCGACCTGCGGGGACACGTCCCCGGGGTCGCCGTCACCCGCGCGGCGAAGCTGGTCCAGGACGGATCCGGCAAGCCCGTCCCGCTGGCCGGGAAGTACTTCCTGCAGATCCGCCTGCATCCCGCCGCCGCGCACAACCGCGCGGGCGACAGCACGTACCACGGGCCGAAGCTCGTCAAGATCTACCTGCCCGAGCTCAAGGGCCTCGCCATGACCGGCGACTTCGAGGGGTACGTCACCTTCGGCGCCGCCTTCGGCAGCAAGCCGTCCTTCACCTCGTTCACCCTGCACGGGCCCGAGCGGTTCGTGCTGGACGTCGCGCACCGCAACGTGTGCCGGTGA
- a CDS encoding flavodoxin family protein: MAAEYDYSDLTALYVNCTLKRSPETSNTEGLIDRSRAVMEAAGARTSLIRAVDHDIATGVWPDMTEHGWETDQWPVLYSQIMDADILVLCGPIWLGDNSSVMKQVIERLYACSSILNAQGQYAYYGRVGGALVTGNEDGVKHCAMNILYSLQHLGYAVPPQADAGWIGEAGPGPSYLDPGSGGPENDFTNRNTTFMSWNLMHLAALLKRAGGIPAHGNQRSEWDAGCRFDFPNPEHR; the protein is encoded by the coding sequence GTGGCTGCCGAATACGACTACTCCGACCTGACCGCGCTCTACGTCAACTGCACGCTCAAGCGCTCGCCCGAGACCAGCAACACCGAGGGCCTGATCGACCGGAGCCGCGCCGTCATGGAGGCGGCGGGCGCCCGGACCTCGCTGATCCGCGCCGTCGACCACGACATCGCCACCGGTGTCTGGCCCGACATGACCGAACACGGCTGGGAAACCGACCAATGGCCCGTCCTGTACAGCCAGATCATGGACGCCGACATCCTCGTGCTGTGCGGCCCGATCTGGCTCGGTGACAACAGCTCCGTCATGAAGCAGGTCATCGAGCGGCTCTACGCCTGCTCCTCGATCCTGAACGCGCAGGGCCAGTACGCCTATTACGGCCGGGTCGGCGGCGCGCTCGTCACCGGCAACGAGGACGGCGTGAAGCACTGCGCCATGAACATCCTCTACAGCCTCCAGCACCTCGGCTACGCCGTCCCGCCGCAGGCCGACGCGGGCTGGATCGGCGAGGCCGGTCCCGGGCCCTCGTACCTCGACCCCGGTTCGGGCGGCCCCGAGAACGACTTCACCAACCGGAACACGACCTTCATGTCGTGGAACCTCATGCACCTGGCCGCCCTGCTGAAGCGCGCGGGCGGCATCCCGGCGCACGGCAACCAGCGCTCGGAGTGGGACGCCGGCTGCCGCTTCGACTTCCCGAACCCCGAGCACCGGTAG
- a CDS encoding EF-hand domain-containing protein: protein MADIESARATFGKFDADGDGFVTADEYSAAMKAMGDAYVTGAVADAVIAAKDTNGDGLLSFDEFWASLNK, encoded by the coding sequence GTGGCTGACATCGAGAGCGCGCGGGCGACGTTCGGCAAGTTCGACGCGGACGGTGACGGCTTCGTCACGGCCGACGAGTACAGCGCGGCCATGAAGGCGATGGGTGACGCGTACGTGACCGGCGCCGTCGCGGACGCCGTGATCGCGGCCAAGGACACCAACGGCGACGGCCTGCTGAGCTTCGACGAGTTCTGGGCCTCCCTGAACAAGTAA
- a CDS encoding energy-coupling factor ABC transporter ATP-binding protein → MNPLVELAGAGYAYEDGPAVLSDVDFAIAEGRALVLLGRNGSGKTTLMRLLSGGLRPGSGALRLDGTAVSYDRAGLVRLRTSVQLVVQDPDDQLFAASVEQDVSFGPMNLGLPADEVRARVDSALAALDITALRDRPTHLLSFGQRKRAAIAGAVAMAPRVLILDEPTAGLDPDGQERLLDVLAGLRAAGTTVVMATHDVDLAVRWADDAAVLTPSGIRVGPAQALLSDPELLASAGLRQAWSPAVTSLLRAHGLLPPHTPGPKTPEALATWG, encoded by the coding sequence GTGAACCCGTTGGTGGAACTGGCCGGAGCGGGCTACGCGTACGAGGACGGCCCCGCGGTCCTGTCCGACGTGGACTTCGCCATCGCGGAGGGCCGGGCGCTGGTCCTGCTGGGCCGCAACGGCAGCGGCAAGACCACGCTGATGCGGCTGCTGAGCGGGGGCCTGCGGCCCGGGTCGGGGGCGCTGCGCCTCGACGGGACGGCGGTCTCGTACGACCGGGCGGGGCTGGTCCGGCTGCGCACCTCGGTGCAGCTGGTGGTCCAGGACCCGGACGACCAGCTGTTCGCGGCCTCGGTGGAGCAGGACGTCTCCTTCGGCCCGATGAACCTGGGGCTGCCGGCGGACGAGGTCCGGGCCCGGGTGGACTCGGCGCTCGCCGCGCTGGACATCACGGCGCTGCGGGACCGCCCGACGCACCTGCTCTCGTTCGGGCAGCGCAAGCGCGCGGCGATAGCCGGCGCGGTGGCGATGGCTCCGCGGGTGCTGATCCTGGACGAGCCGACGGCGGGCCTGGACCCGGACGGTCAGGAGCGGCTGCTGGACGTCCTGGCGGGCCTGCGCGCGGCCGGCACCACGGTGGTCATGGCCACGCACGATGTCGACCTGGCGGTCCGCTGGGCCGACGACGCGGCGGTGCTGACCCCGTCGGGCATCCGCGTCGGCCCGGCGCAGGCCCTCCTGTCGGACCCGGAGCTCCTGGCCTCGGCGGGCCTGCGCCAGGCCTGGTCCCCGGCGGTGACGTCCCTCCTCCGCGCCCACGGCCTCCTCCCCCCGCACACCCCCGGCCCCAAAACCCCGGAGGCCCTGGCCACTTGGGGCTAG
- a CDS encoding polysaccharide deacetylase family protein, whose amino-acid sequence MLCYPDRRSALRAGAAAAAGALTAACGAGGPASSARPAPSAPPATAPATAPATGPAARVGQAAAPAPRRIPGQPDEIGHGPRDRPRVALTFHGNGDPAIARAVLAEAERAGARVTVLAIGSWLDAHPDMARRVLDGGHELGNHTQRHLAINEMPEAEAYAEITGCAQRLKRLTGSIGTWFRPSQTQYATPLVTKLARRAGYPHVLSYDVDSLDFTSPGAAAVIRNVTGTIQGGSVVSLHFGYADTVDAMPPLLEQLARRKLRAVTTTELLTS is encoded by the coding sequence GTGCTCTGCTACCCGGACCGCCGATCCGCCCTCCGCGCCGGCGCGGCGGCCGCCGCCGGCGCCCTCACCGCCGCCTGCGGCGCCGGCGGCCCGGCCTCCTCCGCGCGCCCGGCCCCCTCCGCGCCCCCGGCCACCGCCCCGGCCACCGCCCCGGCCACCGGGCCGGCCGCCCGGGTCGGCCAGGCGGCCGCGCCCGCCCCGCGCAGGATCCCCGGACAGCCCGACGAGATCGGGCACGGTCCGCGCGACCGCCCCCGGGTCGCCCTCACCTTCCACGGCAACGGGGACCCCGCCATCGCCCGGGCCGTACTGGCCGAGGCCGAAAGAGCGGGCGCGCGGGTCACCGTACTGGCGATCGGCAGCTGGCTCGACGCCCACCCGGACATGGCCCGCCGGGTCCTGGACGGCGGCCACGAGCTCGGCAACCACACCCAGCGCCACCTCGCGATCAACGAGATGCCCGAGGCGGAGGCCTACGCCGAGATCACCGGCTGCGCCCAGCGGCTCAAGCGGCTCACCGGCTCCATCGGCACCTGGTTCCGGCCCTCCCAGACCCAGTACGCCACCCCGCTCGTCACGAAGCTGGCCCGGCGGGCGGGCTACCCGCACGTCCTCTCGTACGACGTGGACTCCCTCGACTTCACCTCGCCCGGCGCCGCGGCCGTCATCCGCAACGTCACCGGGACGATCCAAGGCGGATCGGTGGTGAGCCTGCACTTCGGCTACGCGGACACGGTCGACGCGATGCCGCCCCTCCTCGAACAACTCGCGCGCCGCAAACTGCGCGCGGTGACCACCACGGAGCTGCTGACCTCATGA
- a CDS encoding YncE family protein encodes MTTTRLPRKATVLLAGLVLAALAGCGSADKEPTEALGSAAPARQPVKAVPAVPKGLAGMPPLLDPNDVYAADRPNNLAPEVRDFPSRVYVPNTTSNTVSVIDPKTYKVIDTIPVGVQPQHVVPSWDMKTLWVNNNRGHTLTPINPATGAAGEPVEVHDPYNLYFTPNGKYAVVMASMDRELVFRDPHTMNRVKTVPVTCFGVNHADFSADGRYFIVSCEFSGELLKVDTEKMEVIAQQKLPFEGAMPQDVKVSPDGKTFYVADMMAHGMWVFSGDKFDIPKLLPTGKGTHGLYVSRDSKEMYISNRGEGSISVFDFKQNKLTKKWELPNGGSPDMGGVSADGKVLWLSGRYNSEVYAIDTTTGEQLAKIPVGGGPHGLAVYPQPGRYSLGHTGIFR; translated from the coding sequence ATGACGACCACCCGCCTTCCCCGGAAGGCCACCGTGCTGCTGGCCGGTCTGGTCCTCGCCGCCCTGGCCGGCTGCGGATCGGCCGACAAGGAGCCCACCGAGGCGCTCGGCTCCGCGGCCCCGGCCCGGCAGCCCGTCAAGGCCGTCCCGGCCGTGCCGAAGGGCCTGGCCGGGATGCCGCCGCTCCTCGACCCGAACGACGTGTACGCCGCCGACCGGCCGAACAACCTCGCCCCGGAGGTCAGGGACTTCCCCTCCCGCGTCTACGTGCCGAACACCACGTCCAACACGGTGTCCGTCATCGACCCGAAGACGTACAAGGTCATCGACACCATCCCGGTCGGCGTCCAGCCCCAGCACGTGGTCCCGTCCTGGGACATGAAGACCCTGTGGGTCAACAACAACCGCGGCCACACGCTCACGCCGATCAACCCGGCCACGGGCGCGGCCGGCGAGCCCGTGGAGGTGCACGACCCGTACAACCTGTACTTCACGCCGAACGGCAAGTACGCGGTCGTGATGGCCTCCATGGACCGCGAGCTGGTCTTCCGCGATCCGCACACGATGAACCGGGTGAAGACCGTCCCGGTGACCTGCTTCGGCGTCAATCACGCGGACTTCTCCGCCGACGGCCGCTACTTCATCGTGAGCTGCGAGTTCTCCGGCGAGCTCCTCAAGGTCGACACCGAGAAGATGGAGGTCATCGCCCAGCAGAAGCTGCCCTTCGAGGGCGCGATGCCGCAGGACGTGAAGGTCTCCCCGGACGGGAAGACCTTCTACGTCGCGGACATGATGGCGCACGGCATGTGGGTGTTCAGCGGCGACAAGTTCGACATCCCCAAGCTGCTGCCCACCGGCAAGGGCACCCACGGCCTGTATGTCAGCCGCGACTCCAAGGAGATGTACATCTCCAACCGCGGCGAGGGCAGCATCTCCGTCTTCGACTTCAAGCAGAACAAGCTCACCAAGAAGTGGGAGCTGCCCAACGGCGGCAGCCCCGACATGGGCGGCGTCTCCGCCGACGGCAAGGTGCTGTGGCTGTCGGGCCGCTACAACTCCGAGGTCTACGCGATCGACACGACGACCGGCGAGCAGCTCGCCAAGATCCCGGTGGGCGGCGGCCCGCACGGCCTGGCCGTCTACCCGCAGCCCGGGCGCTACTCGCTCGGCCACACCGGCATCTTCCGCTAG
- a CDS encoding PadR family transcriptional regulator, with protein MSLPHAILTALLEKPSSGLELTRRFDRSIGYFWSATHQQIYRELGRLEEAGLIRALPSEVPVRGQKKQYEVLAGGSAELARWVGESQDPKAIRDPLLLRIRAAAVVGPHGLAGELRRHLDLHRRQLAVYEAIEEKDFPPERDGDEDRLRRLVLHGGIGLETFWLRWLEEALGEVEDMAPPSGGTVS; from the coding sequence ATGTCGCTGCCCCACGCCATCCTGACCGCCCTGCTGGAGAAGCCCTCGTCGGGGCTGGAGCTGACCCGGCGGTTCGACAGGTCGATCGGGTACTTCTGGTCCGCGACGCACCAGCAGATCTACCGCGAGCTCGGCCGGCTGGAGGAGGCCGGGCTGATCCGGGCGCTGCCCAGCGAGGTGCCCGTACGGGGGCAGAAGAAGCAGTACGAGGTGCTGGCCGGCGGGAGCGCGGAGCTCGCACGGTGGGTCGGCGAGAGCCAGGACCCGAAGGCCATCCGGGATCCGCTGCTGCTGCGGATCCGGGCGGCCGCCGTGGTGGGCCCGCACGGGCTGGCCGGGGAGCTGCGGCGCCATCTCGATCTGCACCGGCGGCAGCTGGCCGTCTACGAGGCGATCGAGGAGAAGGACTTCCCGCCGGAGCGGGACGGTGACGAGGACCGGCTGCGCCGGCTGGTGCTGCACGGCGGCATCGGCCTGGAGACGTTCTGGCTGCGCTGGCTGGAGGAGGCCCTGGGCGAGGTCGAGGACATGGCGCCGCCGTCCGGCGGAACCGTCTCCTGA
- a CDS encoding energy-coupling factor ABC transporter permease, whose protein sequence is MHIAEGFLPPLHAVAWGAASAPFVVHGARALTREVKANPESTLLLGASGAFTFVLSALKIPSVTGSCSHPTGTGLGAILFRPPIMAVLGTITLLFQALLLAHGGLTTLGANVFSMAIAGPWAGYGVYLLLKRFGAPLMVTVFFGAFFADLVTYCVTSVQLALAFPDPGSGFPGALAKFGGIFAVTQIPLAVSEGLLTVLVMRLLMQSSKSDLVRLGVAKLTGGGEQKAAV, encoded by the coding sequence ATGCATATAGCCGAGGGGTTTCTGCCCCCTTTGCACGCGGTCGCCTGGGGCGCCGCGTCCGCTCCCTTCGTCGTCCACGGTGCCCGCGCCCTCACCCGCGAGGTGAAGGCCAACCCGGAGAGCACACTGCTGCTCGGGGCGTCCGGAGCGTTCACGTTCGTCCTGTCCGCGCTGAAGATCCCCTCGGTGACGGGCAGTTGTTCGCACCCCACCGGGACCGGGCTGGGCGCGATCCTGTTCCGGCCGCCGATCATGGCGGTGCTCGGCACGATCACCCTGCTGTTCCAGGCGCTGCTGCTGGCGCACGGCGGACTGACCACCCTCGGCGCGAACGTCTTCTCGATGGCCATCGCCGGGCCCTGGGCGGGCTACGGGGTCTACCTGCTGCTGAAGCGCTTCGGCGCCCCGCTGATGGTGACCGTCTTCTTCGGCGCCTTCTTCGCCGACCTGGTCACCTACTGCGTGACCTCCGTGCAGCTGGCGCTGGCCTTCCCGGACCCGGGCAGCGGGTTCCCGGGCGCGCTGGCGAAGTTCGGGGGCATCTTCGCGGTCACCCAGATCCCGCTCGCGGTGAGCGAAGGCCTGCTGACGGTGCTCGTGATGCGGCTGCTGATGCAGTCGAGCAAGTCGGACCTGGTCCGGCTGGGCGTCGCGAAGCTGACCGGTGGCGGCGAGCAGAAGGCGGCGGTCTGA
- a CDS encoding cytochrome P450, translating into MREHPERMGRAVEELLRWNLSVGDGLPRIATADIRVGDVLVREGELVLVLLEGAHFDPEAFENPGEPDLERESPNAHLAFGAGRHFCPASALGRTHAEIALGVLVERLPGLRLAVPAENLVWRTGFIKRLPERLPVAW; encoded by the coding sequence TTGCGGGAGCACCCCGAGCGCATGGGCCGGGCCGTCGAGGAGCTGCTGCGCTGGAACCTGTCGGTCGGTGACGGCCTGCCGCGCATCGCCACGGCGGACATCCGGGTCGGCGACGTTCTCGTCCGGGAGGGTGAGCTCGTCCTCGTCCTGCTGGAGGGGGCCCACTTCGACCCGGAGGCCTTCGAGAACCCGGGCGAGCCGGACCTGGAGCGCGAGAGCCCGAACGCCCACCTCGCGTTCGGCGCCGGCCGGCACTTCTGCCCGGCCTCCGCGCTGGGCCGGACGCACGCCGAGATCGCGCTCGGAGTGCTGGTGGAACGGCTGCCCGGCCTGCGGCTCGCGGTGCCCGCCGAAAACCTGGTGTGGCGTACGGGCTTCATCAAGCGGCTGCCGGAGCGGCTTCCCGTCGCCTGGTGA